The following DNA comes from Pyxidicoccus trucidator.
TGGGCGCGGAGTCCAGCACCTGGCCGGCCGCGGAGACGCGCAGCGCCTGGATGTCGTTGGCGCGCTGGAAGACCACGAGGTAGTGCTGGCCGTTCCAGGCCACCACGGCCTCGGAGGCGCCGCGCAGCAGGGGGATGCCGCCCGGGTCCAGCGGTTGATGGTTGGAGTCCAGCCGCGCCGCGTAGAGGCCGCCGTAGCCCGCGCGCTGGTCCGTCCAGACGACGAGCCCGCCGGAGTCTCCCAGCGCCAGCTCTGGATGGGACTGGTCCGAGAGCGCGCCGCCGTAGATGGGCACGTCCACCCCCCTGGGCTCGGAGACGGTGAGGGAGGAAGCCATGCCTCCCATGACTGCGAGGAGGGCTCCGAGAAGGATGAAGGGGCGTGGGGCCGGCAGGCGCATGATGCAATTGTGTAGCAAATCCACGGTGCGTGAAAATGGCGAATCGCGGTGCGTCATGCGGGGGCGGGGTGGGAGCCGCGGGTACGCTTCGTTTCCGACTGGCGCGGCCTCCGCTGGACGCGGTCTATGAAGCGCTCCAGCGCACCACGCGCTTCCGGCAGGTGGCGCTCTCTCCCGGCGGCGAGCGCGTGACGTGGGTTGCGTCCTCTTCCGGCTCTCCGGCGCATGATGGGGGATGCGCCTCACGCCCACGCGTCCTCAAAGCGTCAGCGCGGTCCTGACAGCATCAGCGATTTCAGGACGTCCCCGGCGTAGGTCCACGGCAGCGCCCCTCCGGCCCGGCGCCGGGGTCAGTAGTGCTGGAGCACGCCGCTGCGCTGCTCGGCAAGCGCCTCGAACTGCAGCTCCGCCAGGCGCAACCTGGCCCGCACGTGGCCGGCGTTGGTCCGGTAGCTGGTGAGAAGCACCCGCTCGTTCGCGTTGGCGGTCGGTATCAGCACGAGCGTGAGCCACGCGCCCGGCGGGTAGGGCAGGTAGTAGGCGCGATTGAGGCCCTGGGGCTCGTCCGCCGCGCGAGCGAAGGCCCATTCACTGGCGACCACGAGTTCGTTCACCGGAATCAGGTGGTCCGCGCCCCGGGCGCCCGTGTAGTTGTGCCAGGCCTCATCGCTCAGCCGCACCCTGCGGTTGTGTGACAGGTCAATCACCCGGTTGGCGTAGGTCGGATGGGGAATGGCGCGGAAGTTCACCGCCAGCTCGTCCTGTCCGAAGTCGGGGTAGCTGCGCCGGGGCGGGTCGAAGTCGTGGTTCCCGCGCGCGGGGGTGAGCGTGTAGTCGTGGCCGGCGTCGCGGTTGTTGATGGCGTAGGTGCCAGGAGGGGCGACGACGGGCACGGCGACCGCGAGCGCGTTGGCTCCCTCCGAAAGCGTGACGGTCCATCCGAGGACTGCGTTGTTGGCCACGTCGCTCACTCGGCCACGGATGGAGTGCTGGTTGAGCGTTCCGACGAAGGCATGGCCCGCCGAATGGGCGTTGAGCGCGTTGAGCGCGGCACTCGCGGGGACGAAGGTGTAGTGCCGTGCCTCGGGCGTGAGCGTGTAGTTGCCCCCGTGGCGCAGCTGTCGCTCCTGGAAGTTGCCGTTGTTCAGGCCCGCGAGCTCGCGGACCAGGCCCCCCGAGATGAGCAGCTTCGCACCGGGGATGGCGGCGCCCGTCGCGGTGCGCACCGTGCCAGTGGCGGAGTAGAGGCGGACGCCCGTGAACCGGGGGTGCTGCTCGGTTTCCAGCCGGGCCAGGTCGAGGCTGTCCGCGTCGAAGACGTGCGTCGCCGACTGCACCGAGAGCCGGTACTCGAACCCCGCGGGAGCCAGGAAGGTATGGTCAGCGCCGTTGTGGGTGAGGGCCTCCCCGTCCTCGGGCTTCAGCGTCAGCTGCGCGCCCGCCACCGGATGGCCGTCCTGGTCACGGACCTGGACCTCGACGGGGATGCGCTTGCGCGTGGCCTTGAGGCGGAGTCTCGTGTCTGCGCCCAGCGCATTCACCTCCACGCGGTCCGGGACGAGGTCGTGGTAGCGCGCCTGGGTTTCGAGCACGTAGTCGAAGCCCGCGTCGAGCATGTCCAACGAGAAGGCGTCGGAGGAGGGCGGGTCCCTCCACTTGACGACCTCCTTCTCCCCCTTCAGGACGCGGACCTGAATGGAGTCGGCCATGCCGTCATCGGTGCTCACGGTAGCGGTGAACCAGTACCGGACCCGACTGGCGTTGAAGTTCTGCTGCCGGTCGCTCGCGAGCACGCCGAGCCTCTTGTCGGCCGGGTTGAACGCATGGAAGGGCCGCGTCGGGGTGAGGGTGTAGGCCTCGCCAGCGGGGAGGTTCGCGAACAGGAAGTTGCCTTTGTCATCCACCTGCGACGTCTCGTCGACCGAGTCGCTCACGAGTCGGAGCCGGGTTCCGCGAGCCTCGCCCTTGACCTGTCCGCTGACGGAGATGCGGGCGGCGAAGTCGTGCACGGTGTCCCGAGCGAGGTCGTCGACACGCGCCTCCGCTGGGGCGAAGCGCACGGAGGCCTTCGAGGGCTGGAGCCTGTAGCTCCGCCCGGGGGCGACGGCCGGGAACGCATAGTGGCCCTGGTTGTCGGTCTCGGTCTCGTAGGGCGGCATCCCATCGGCATCGAGGAGTAGCAGCTTCACCTTCTGCACGGCGGCGCACACGGAGGCCGCGCGCACCGTTCCGGAGATGCGGGGGAACGGCCGCGCGGTGAAGTTCACCGTGGCGTCCGCGTTGAGCGCGGCGAAGTTCTGCTCCGCCGCTTCGAAGGTGTGATTCTCCAGCGCCACGCGCACCGTCAGGTTCTGCCCGCTCCGAAGGCCCGTGAAGGCGTAATCGCCCAAGGCGGAGGGCTGGCACGACTGCTGGACGTTGCCCGCGCTGAGCAGCTGTACGGTCGCTCCCTGCACGGTCGCGCCGTCGGGCAGGAGGACATGCCCCCGGATGGCGACTCCGAAGATGCAGCGACTGATGCTCGAGCGGAGCATCACGCCGCCGCCCACGACGATGGACGACGCT
Coding sequences within:
- a CDS encoding carboxypeptidase-like regulatory domain-containing protein; translated protein: MQPDFQDDTFAITFGLADVRVPRQIAIALAVAASSIVVGGGVMLRSSISRCIFGVAIRGHVLLPDGATVQGATVQLLSAGNVQQSCQPSALGDYAFTGLRSGQNLTVRVALENHTFEAAEQNFAALNADATVNFTARPFPRISGTVRAASVCAAVQKVKLLLLDADGMPPYETETDNQGHYAFPAVAPGRSYRLQPSKASVRFAPAEARVDDLARDTVHDFAARISVSGQVKGEARGTRLRLVSDSVDETSQVDDKGNFLFANLPAGEAYTLTPTRPFHAFNPADKRLGVLASDRQQNFNASRVRYWFTATVSTDDGMADSIQVRVLKGEKEVVKWRDPPSSDAFSLDMLDAGFDYVLETQARYHDLVPDRVEVNALGADTRLRLKATRKRIPVEVQVRDQDGHPVAGAQLTLKPEDGEALTHNGADHTFLAPAGFEYRLSVQSATHVFDADSLDLARLETEQHPRFTGVRLYSATGTVRTATGAAIPGAKLLISGGLVRELAGLNNGNFQERQLRHGGNYTLTPEARHYTFVPASAALNALNAHSAGHAFVGTLNQHSIRGRVSDVANNAVLGWTVTLSEGANALAVAVPVVAPPGTYAINNRDAGHDYTLTPARGNHDFDPPRRSYPDFGQDELAVNFRAIPHPTYANRVIDLSHNRRVRLSDEAWHNYTGARGADHLIPVNELVVASEWAFARAADEPQGLNRAYYLPYPPGAWLTLVLIPTANANERVLLTSYRTNAGHVRARLRLAELQFEALAEQRSGVLQHY